tgaCAAAAACCCatcaattcactatctcaacaaattagaatacttcataagaccaataataaaaaaaaaacttcctccagactctaggaccttggtttccaaatgaaatacaaaacttgctctcatctgaaaagaggacattggaccactgggcaacagtccagttcttcttctcctagtccaggtaagacgcctctgacgttgtctgtggttcaggagtgtcttaacaagaggaatacgacaactgtagccaaattccttgacacgtctgtgtgtggtggctcttgatgccttgaccccagcctcagtccattccttgtgaagttcacccaaattcttgaatcgattttgcttgacaatcctcataagactgcggttctctcggttggttgtgcatctttttcttccacactttttcctttcGCTCAAccttctgttaacatgcttggatacagcactctgagAACAGCCAGCTtgtttggcaatgaatgtttgtggcttaccctccatgtgaagggtgtcaatgattgtcttctggacaactgtcagatcagcagtcttccccatgattgtgtagcctagtgaaccaaactgagagaccattttgaaggctcaggaaacctttgcaggtgttttgagttgattagctgattggcatgtcaccatattctaatttgttgagatagtgaattggtgggtttttgttaaatgtgagccaaaatcatcacaattaaaagaaccaaagacttcaactacttcagtctgtgtgcattgaatttatttaatacacgagtttcacaatttgagttgaattactgaaataaatgaacttttccatgacattctaatttattgagatgcacctgtatatgtttGATCTCGTCGTTCACGTTATCTTTATgctatttttactttttcagaTGATGATGCCCAGCCCTCTCAGAATGACATCACAAATCCAGCAAAAGAGAAAATAAGGAATAAAATTCATCACCAAGGGTTAATAAAAACTGAAGAACTTCTTTCACTAAAGTCAGAGTGATTCAGCAAGTTTGTATAtctcaacataaaaaaaaaaaaaagactgatcAGCAGTGGGGCGTGTTGCATGGAGctcattttgtttaaatgtttgtttttgtgcttgttttaaaatatttatttgaatatattttaagtatttttacatatttcaaatgaaagtaGTTTagaaataaacataacatattccCAAACTGTGTTTATAATTCgttgaaataatgatttttaaattctaaaGATGAACTGACACCATGTTAAAACATTTCCCGTTGTCCTTGCTACCTTACAGTCTCCTGAAATACTTCAAGCTCTATGCTTTTGAGGTCGCTACTAAGTATAATTAATTTGTGAAAACAAAAGGGGCTTTTGATCTAATTTTTGTGCGCGTATAtctaactaaatgaaaataaagtacAGTGTTCTTGACAATAAAAGAAACGTAAGAAACCACAATACGTGTGTTCAGTTTGACctagacttttattttgggatAATCTGGTTGTCGAGTGGTACAGTAGCCTAATACCGTCATCAATAATAACCGCGAAATTCAAATCGAAACCATTTCTTTGATTAGAGATGAAGTTAGAATGTCGCTGCTTGAACTAACGGGTCACATTCGATCAGACGATGAGGATTTTCAGTCAAACCAGGATGATGCAGAAATCGAAAATGATGAAGAGGAAACAGAGCCTGAATTTCTGGACATGAATGAGGTGAATTATGTCTCATCTGGGGGGAAAATGTTCAAAACCTCCATGCCAGCGTTAAAAGAAGGTAAGGCAAAATATGAATGAACTTTCAAACAGCAAATCACTTAATAGCCAACTGTTAAATGCATTTAGtcccttttttttattatgtatatatatatttattttttaactaatcAAGCAGTTAAAACGGGAGAAATAGGCCTAATCCATAAATGtgtatttctcttttttattttacgtTGTTTCTTTTAATGTAGCGTACCTATACTTTGAAGAGtaaatttcttttatttgtattttataatgtgaaTGAATCCGTTATTTATTCAAAACGTTCTGCAAGGTTTTGTGGTTCATTTAGATGTGATAACTGACACGTTTGCATATCCTTATCTATACCAAATTAATcttaataatacttttaagaaaatatataagCTTTTTTGGTCATGGGCAACAAGTGTCGTAGATGAGTAAATgggttaatattaaaaaatagcCTAACAACGTTTGATTGTACTTTGAATTAATTATGTTTAAAGTGTAAACTTTCTACAAGTAAAAGTAACTTAAAATGTTATGCTGTTACTTGTAAAATTATCATGATTTTTCATCCCACTCCTGAAAGACGGACTAAACTGTTGCAGTTGTACTCTATTATTTTCATCTTTTGCAGTGTTATTAGTGACTGGTAACAGGACATACAGGGTCAAGGGCTATTTTCACCTTTGTGATCCCTGGTGGAAGGTAACCTGCAAAGTTCTTAACCATGGCAGGAGTGGGTTTTGTACCCTCCCCTCCAGCTATCCCTCATACAGTCTCCGCACCAATCTGAGATCAGAGGGCCGGTCACTTGTGTCTCTTTTTCTTAAAGAGTGTGAGGCAGATCCTctgtttaaaaacatgtttatggAGTGGTTGCCCAACAACACAGACGTGGAGCCTATCAATGTGCTGGACGTCCTGCAAGATTTTGAAGATTCTGCACCAGAGCATAAAGCTGTGGCTGAACAGCTCAAGTCAAACGTCACTCGCTCAGGTTGGACGACATAAATTACCTACTTTCATACTCCTTAAAACAGTTTAGCTCTTTCATTCTATAATTTCTTGAAGAACCACTCTAACCAACTACAACTAGACACAGCAAGAGCTGAGTAAAGAATGTTTAATGTCCAAAAACACTGTGATTCTACAAACATATTCAaagtatatacaaatatatacaatttgTTTTGAAATAGTCAAAATATGTTATCAAAATAGTATTATCATATAACatactataaaaatattttattatttaatattttaatgttataagGATTTTTGattatgaattaatttttattacattcattTCAAATGGTTGAAAAGTGTATCTTTAGTTACATTGTCACATGAACATCTAGTCATTAATGATACAGATTTAAGTTTCatacactatatatacacaaaacaaCTCTTGGTTCATTTCTGACATGTCTGTTGATGTCTGACATGACTGTAAGTGATGAgtagaaaataatattactgtGCTTGTCCTTGTAAATTTTGTCGTAAAACACAGTTGCTTGGACACGCGTGAGAGTTGCCAGTATGTACCCTCGAATCATGAAATACTTGCCAACACTGCTGCCAGGCCAGTTTATGGAGATAATAAGCAATGGaaagatgaaaaacaaacaggatTCCACAGAAGAAACTCCACAGCAGCACATTAACACAGACTTACTGGAGGATCTGGAGATGTTAATCGAGAATGATGTTTGGAAGTTGGGCTTCAACTATGTAAGCTTATAGCtgtaattattttgttattttactttttttcttcaaccTTCAACCTtctagagctttcaagcttcatTCATTTTGGCTCAATCCTTCAGTCTgttctgcctgtctgtctatttagagttaaagcttttaaaactgttttaaacttTCAGACAGGGCTTTCCTTCTCTACTTTTTTGCTATtgctaaaacattttaatataatccaTTGTTTGGTAtctttttggtttgactgtcgCTTCAAAGTGATCATATTTTCAACAGATCATGTTTAAAGAATTCCGTATGATCAGGTGTGAAGCAAAGATGAAGTCCTTCGAGCTTTGTAATTTGCTCAGAAGAATCCCTGAGGTGCAGCATCATGCCTTGCGATTGTATGCAGAACTGAAAAACTATTGCAGAGACACTGGAAGCACATACATTGAACAGAGGAAGCTGCTGGAGAAGATGCAACAGTGGAAAATTGCATTTGAAGGGGCATTGTTCCTAAATGAGCAGAGGGTGCTGATAATGCAGAACAACAAGGTGGCACTTCACAACCTCTTCAGCTACGAAATAGACATTGCTAAATGCTTGAGGGCTCTGGTTGAGGGAGGCGATTGGAAGATCGACTTGGATGTGAGGAAAGTTCTTCAAAGAGCTGCGATAGAGAGACTAAGGGAAAAGTCTTGTGATGCAAGATCATCGACCACAGAACAAAATGACATGGAGCAGGGGGTTGGGTGCAAGCAAAAAGATGAAGCTCAGGCTGGTTCCTCAAGCATGGACCACAATGGAGGAATGGCAACCCATTGTGATTCTTCCCAGTCCTTTGAAGTTTCTGACTCAAATGACTCCACCTACACGGACGCTGATCCCTCTACTATAGAGTTAGACGAAGATCAGGTGCGAGCAGCAAAAATGATATGCACCAACCCGGTGACGGTTATCAGTGGGAAGGGTGGTTGTGGGAAGACCACCGTGGTCAGCCTGGTGCTTAAGGCAGCCATGCAGAAACAGACCAGTAAGAGTGACAGTGATGAAAAGCCTCTTTTAGAGGTTCTCCTCACTGCTCCCACAGGAAGAGCTGCTTCACTTCTTACTAAAAGAACTGGGTTCACTGCTTATACTATGCACCAGGTATAGCCACATTATACAGTATACAGAGCAGTCAAATAACATGGATACAATGGACTCCTTCATGATGTTCCTTCTTGTTAATTTGCCCTCTTTGTTCAGGTTTTATGGAGTTTCATGAATGCAAAAAAAGATCAAACTGGAAATCCACAAGAATGGAAGTTCTCGAAAGTGCAGGTGCTAGTGATCGATGAGGGGAGCCTGGTGTCTGTTCAGATCCTTCATTCCATTCTCAGCATGCTTACCAACCACGCAGAACTCCAGAAGTTCATTATTTTGGGTAAAGGCAAATTGCAtgtacactatattgccaaaagctttgggacacccccttctttcgAACAAAAAAAGGCagttccaaaactgtggcaacaaagatggaaacataatccatgtatttaaaaattgtgatttcatctctgttgcaacagttttggaggtgtctaaaatgactgtatatgtttggtgatgagtttttggctcaaggtctgcatttaaggtcacaccagaggtgttcagcttggattaggactttgCTGTCTGCAggccagtcaagttcttccacactgactaaatcaataatttctttttgaaccttgccttatacacagaggaattgtcatgttagaatagaaaagggtcctgtccaaactgttgctataaaattagaagcacacaattccctaaaATATCCtcatatgcttaaacattaagatttttaCTTATGGAAATTagtaaagtagtcaaacctgttcattagaagggggtgtcccaatacttttggcaatatagtgtatcagACGATAAATAAACAGCTGCCGtactttattcattttgttttatgtctGCAGGAGATATGCGGCAGCTGCCCAGCATCGAGCCTGGAAACACACTGTGTGATTTGTTTGAGGGTCTCCAGAAAGTGGGGTGGGCCACTGAGATGCGGACAAACCATCGTGCAGAATCGGAGCTCATCGTCAGAAATGCTGGACTGTGAGCAGCTAGTTTGTACTCTTAAGCAATTAATGAGCTTTCCAGAAATTTGTGTATATAGCCTCTCCCAGTTTGGTTCCTTAATGGTTTGCAGTctgttgtgtgtatgtgtttttatgCTTGAACAAATTCTTGCTCAATCCTAATAATAGTTTATTGTTCATACGGTTGTTGTTAATTCCACAAACTTTTAGCATCTCAGAGATGGGTGAAACCAAGTCGTATCATCCACTGCAGTTTGATGCCATCATTGAAATGACAAGACCCTCCAAAGTGCTGTCTGACAAAAGGTTCATTTTTATCCAGATTAGTGAGAAAAATGATGGTAAGTGAGCAGTTTACAACACATTGCATGTAAAATCTTTGACATGTTATAATTAGAATGGCATGAAATGTTTTGCACTTAGGTCATGTACGCTACATACTGAagaattgtatatatatatatatatatatatatataaaactgtttCCTGATACTGTAGATTACTGATAGAACTATGACAGTGCATCAGATGCAAAACTAGTTTTGCTTATTGAAAAATCTAACATTGCCCATGAAAGAATCACGAATGAAATAATTTGTTGATTTCTGTTGGAAAATGTTAAAGTTGTCTCAGCTCTAATGAGTGAATCTGGTAttgaaatatgtatttgtatgggcattttaaatatattgtaaatatatttcttgtgCTTAGCTCTAAAGGAAGCCATTACATTCTTAATCAAGGAAGCTCCTGGACTCAAAGATCATATATCATCACAGATTGTGGCATTTACAAGGTAAGATCTCATTCAAAGATATAGTGAATATTTTTGCaccctgtgtgtgtttatgtattgaAACCGGAAATCATGGAATATATGTCTTGAAATTGTCCTAGTGATCAGGTGGACTAATAAGGTTAATAAGATGGCGGGTGGATGTGAGACGCTGATCGTTTGACcctatattgttttaatgtggATTTTATACTTCGTATCACTTTGAAATGAATTAGACGCATGTCTGATGATGACGAAAGGATTATCATATTTGATTTGCATTCCTTGGTGAGCGTAGCGAGGTATGGTGATTGTAATTAAAGAAATACCTGAACGTTTGTTGTGTAATGTAATCGATTGTGatgtttatttatgcaattcAACACGTTTACGAGTCTATGCTTGAATTATGAATCTTGTCATTTGTATGTGTTAAAACAGTTTTCACGGTGCTGTGGGGTGTTGTTAGTCGCTTCAATGTGTACGGAATAAAGATGCTGTTTGAATACATTGCGTTGTCGTCGTGGTGAATTTAAGGAAACCCCACACATCAGTTGAGGCTCTCGGATCCAAGGGAATGCTACAAAAGTGATACTGACATTGAATAAATCTGAAATCACATTAGACAGAGATAATCTGTCTAATTAGTTCATTTAATTCATCTTTGTTGCTCAAAGGGAAACCTAAAGCTTGGACACAACCAAATGTGAACAGAATGCTGCTCACTTATTGGGATTTTTGACACTGATCATCACTGCTCTAATTTCAATCTCCCAATTTGGCCCACTTTTGCCTACAACTGAAAAACTTGCATCACAACTAAATGTAATGGGGTCCCATATGAGTGAGCTGTATGATAAGAATTGTTGCTTTTGCTTACAGGAAGGATTGTCAGGATATCAATGACCTTTGCTGCAATCATTATTCTTGCCATTCTGCAATGTAAGTAAAACCTAATACTTTCACCTTTATTACCTTTATTTGTTCTCTTTTTAACTGTATGTATTTGATTTCCTTTAGGTCTccccaaaataaaatatgttttcaagTGGGGGATAAAGTTTGCTGCACAAAGAATGCCTATATCTCAGATAAAGATGATGAGAACATGCAAGAAGAGCCTGCACATGATGTTGCTGGAATTTCCCAAAATATTCCAAATACCCAAAGAAAAAATGAAGAgatgaaagagaaaaaagagagaatgtTCAATGGGGAAATTTTCTTCATTAAAGGGGTGAAGtgttttgtgaaaaatgtcttgatttgttttattgttgttttgcaATGCCAAAAAGCCTTTTAAtctgaaatatctgatattaaAGTAAACTGACATTTGTTAGGATACAAACTTGTGAACATTTAGAGTAATTACCTCAATTGGATTGGTGcgtttttatgatattttacaaCCAATCACAGGTTGTAACTGACAAGGATTTGGGAGCAAGATGCAAAATAAGACGCTACCTGACACTAGATGATAAAAACGGCCGTGTGGTGACTTGTAACTACAGGGAGCTACAGAGAGACTGTAAACTGCGCCATGCTTGGGCAAGAACCATTCACACCTTCCAGGTATTGAgttcacacactctcactctttAAAATACTTTGTTCATCAATGGCCTATTTAAACCCTATATTATCATCTGTCTCATCTTCACACCTAATCAGTTGTTTTCTCTCTATTCAGGGATCAGAGGCAGAAACAATTGTGTTTGTTCTTGGCAGCCGTGGTGAAAACTGGCAGCACGTATACACTGCCGTGACACGCGGTCAGAAGCGTGTGTATGTGGTGGGTAGAAATGGTGACTTAAAAAGAGCCATAGAGAAAAAGATCACCCCTCGTAACACACGATTGCGAGGCCGTGTCAAGGAGATAGTTGCTCAGCAAGGTCCTGAAAACTCTTTCACTCAATCTGGCTGCAGACAGAGTCATGTGGAGACCCCTGTGAACCAGTGGCCTCCAAGCGGCCTGCTCAGTCAGACCCCTGCACTACACAGAGCAAACCTATAAATGTAACAGAGTAAAACATCTGCAAATAATCAAAAGTATTCTGAtattgtttttaacattctGTGACCTACTCTTGCTCTAGCAAACCACTTCAGAAGAGCCTCCGTTAGACCGCACAAATTCAAGCCCTAATTCAAGCCCCAAGTCTCACAGCGAGGAACTTCCTTGAGAAGATTCACATTCTCACAGGGAACATGCATGCagttaattatgaataattttcgtTTACAAAGTAGAACGGGTAGTGGCATCAACAAAAAGCTGAAACCAAGATCCAAGATGATTCAATCCTGGAAATACAACAAAAGttttgaaaaactaaaacaaagaaatatgcTGTAAAGTGAATGGAAACTATTTAAGATTTTATACTATTTCTACATCTTTAATCatctaataaatatttagttttctaATATTGTTAACTTTCTGAAATTAGGTAGTAAGCAGTGAATTAGTATAACTGATTATGTTACTGACATTGTGAGTGCCATTGTCTTCCCCCAGGTTTATGAATCTTCCTACTTGTGATTTTGTCATGCTTTTAATGTTCCAAATATTAATCATGCAATCTATGCactttctgtattttttctAAGGTTTAGATTTAAAGTTTGGGTTTGAATGCCTTCTTTCCTTTTTATTATTGCATAAATcaagaaaatattacaatatgtaTTCGTTCTCACTTCTGCATCCCCCTATATTCTACTTT
The sequence above is drawn from the Onychostoma macrolepis isolate SWU-2019 chromosome 04, ASM1243209v1, whole genome shotgun sequence genome and encodes:
- the LOC131539116 gene encoding DNA helicase B-like isoform X1; protein product: MSLLELTGHIRSDDEDFQSNQDDAEIENDEEETEPEFLDMNEVNYVSSGGKMFKTSMPALKEVLLVTGNRTYRVKGYFHLCDPWWKVTCKVLNHGRSGFCTLPSSYPSYSLRTNLRSEGRSLVSLFLKECEADPLFKNMFMEWLPNNTDVEPINVLDVLQDFEDSAPEHKAVAEQLKSNVTRSVAWTRVRVASMYPRIMKYLPTLLPGQFMEIISNGKMKNKQDSTEETPQQHINTDLLEDLEMLIENDVWKLGFNYIMFKEFRMIRCEAKMKSFELCNLLRRIPEVQHHALRLYAELKNYCRDTGSTYIEQRKLLEKMQQWKIAFEGALFLNEQRVLIMQNNKVALHNLFSYEIDIAKCLRALVEGGDWKIDLDVRKVLQRAAIERLREKSCDARSSTTEQNDMEQGVGCKQKDEAQAGSSSMDHNGGMATHCDSSQSFEVSDSNDSTYTDADPSTIELDEDQVRAAKMICTNPVTVISGKGGCGKTTVVSLVLKAAMQKQTSKSDSDEKPLLEVLLTAPTGRAASLLTKRTGFTAYTMHQVLWSFMNAKKDQTGNPQEWKFSKVQVLVIDEGSLVSVQILHSILSMLTNHAELQKFIILGDMRQLPSIEPGNTLCDLFEGLQKVGWATEMRTNHRAESELIVRNAGLISEMGETKSYHPLQFDAIIEMTRPSKVLSDKRFIFIQISEKNDALKEAITFLIKEAPGLKDHISSQIVAFTRKDCQDINDLCCNHYSCHSAMSPQNKICFQVGDKVCCTKNAYISDKDDENMQEEPAHDVAGISQNIPNTQRKNEEMKEKKERMFNGEIFFIKGVVTDKDLGARCKIRRYLTLDDKNGRVVTCNYRELQRDCKLRHAWARTIHTFQGSEAETIVFVLGSRGENWQHVYTAVTRGQKRVYVVGRNGDLKRAIEKKITPRNTRLRGRVKEIVAQQGPENSFTQSGCRQSHVETPVNQWPPSGLLSQTPALHRANL
- the LOC131539116 gene encoding DNA helicase B-like isoform X2 — its product is MFMEWLPNNTDVEPINVLDVLQDFEDSAPEHKAVAEQLKSNVTRSVAWTRVRVASMYPRIMKYLPTLLPGQFMEIISNGKMKNKQDSTEETPQQHINTDLLEDLEMLIENDVWKLGFNYIMFKEFRMIRCEAKMKSFELCNLLRRIPEVQHHALRLYAELKNYCRDTGSTYIEQRKLLEKMQQWKIAFEGALFLNEQRVLIMQNNKVALHNLFSYEIDIAKCLRALVEGGDWKIDLDVRKVLQRAAIERLREKSCDARSSTTEQNDMEQGVGCKQKDEAQAGSSSMDHNGGMATHCDSSQSFEVSDSNDSTYTDADPSTIELDEDQVRAAKMICTNPVTVISGKGGCGKTTVVSLVLKAAMQKQTSKSDSDEKPLLEVLLTAPTGRAASLLTKRTGFTAYTMHQVLWSFMNAKKDQTGNPQEWKFSKVQVLVIDEGSLVSVQILHSILSMLTNHAELQKFIILGDMRQLPSIEPGNTLCDLFEGLQKVGWATEMRTNHRAESELIVRNAGLISEMGETKSYHPLQFDAIIEMTRPSKVLSDKRFIFIQISEKNDALKEAITFLIKEAPGLKDHISSQIVAFTRKDCQDINDLCCNHYSCHSAMSPQNKICFQVGDKVCCTKNAYISDKDDENMQEEPAHDVAGISQNIPNTQRKNEEMKEKKERMFNGEIFFIKGVVTDKDLGARCKIRRYLTLDDKNGRVVTCNYRELQRDCKLRHAWARTIHTFQGSEAETIVFVLGSRGENWQHVYTAVTRGQKRVYVVGRNGDLKRAIEKKITPRNTRLRGRVKEIVAQQGPENSFTQSGCRQSHVETPVNQWPPSGLLSQTPALHRANL